Proteins from a genomic interval of Geodermatophilus obscurus DSM 43160:
- a CDS encoding copper chaperone PCu(A)C, translating into MRHTPLPAWAAVGLLVLGGCGAGQEAETAQETPDVAGVDGTVGEVSLDDVFLDAEDTVGAGAAVPLRGVLTNDAEQPDRLVGVSTPAAESVQLLDESGAPSADGIELPAGGQVQAVSEAVRMQLEQVTAPIDPTDTVPVTFTFATAGEVTLDVLVTAGPGPVD; encoded by the coding sequence GTGCGGCACACTCCCCTTCCCGCGTGGGCGGCCGTCGGCCTGCTGGTCCTGGGTGGCTGCGGCGCCGGGCAGGAGGCCGAGACCGCGCAGGAGACCCCGGACGTCGCGGGGGTCGACGGCACGGTCGGCGAGGTGTCGCTCGACGACGTCTTCCTCGACGCCGAGGACACCGTCGGGGCCGGGGCCGCCGTCCCGCTGCGCGGCGTGCTCACGAACGACGCCGAGCAGCCCGACCGGCTCGTCGGCGTCAGCACACCTGCGGCCGAGTCCGTCCAGCTGCTCGACGAGTCCGGTGCACCGAGCGCCGACGGCATCGAGCTGCCGGCCGGCGGCCAGGTGCAGGCGGTCAGCGAGGCCGTGCGGATGCAGCTGGAGCAGGTGACCGCACCGATCGACCCCACCGACACCGTCCCGGTCACCTTCACCTTCGCGACGGCCGGTGAGGTGACCCTCGACGTACTGGTCACCGCCGGCCCCGGTCCCGTGGACTAG
- a CDS encoding putative immunity protein, producing MADQTGEIVLSTEELREVTGCAAADAQEVLEVFERAHPADSRPRDAVEAAEAFARGGERGKALRDTAWAALRAARDAGTTAAGHAARAAMAAASAAYLHPLADAHQVKHVLGAAAHAARAAELAAGGDRGVGAAHVERARRRLTPVVVGVLSRYPAAPPGGGRVGELLRDLDEALRGSRPVPDVPAEDP from the coding sequence GTGGCTGACCAGACCGGCGAGATCGTCCTCAGCACGGAGGAACTCCGTGAGGTCACCGGTTGTGCCGCTGCGGACGCGCAGGAGGTCCTGGAGGTCTTCGAACGTGCCCACCCGGCCGACTCCCGGCCTCGCGATGCGGTCGAGGCCGCGGAGGCGTTCGCCCGGGGCGGCGAACGCGGGAAGGCCCTGCGCGACACCGCGTGGGCGGCGCTCCGGGCGGCCCGGGACGCGGGCACCACGGCCGCGGGCCACGCCGCGCGAGCCGCGATGGCCGCGGCGTCAGCTGCGTACCTGCACCCACTGGCCGACGCCCACCAGGTCAAGCACGTCCTGGGGGCGGCGGCCCACGCGGCGAGGGCGGCCGAGCTCGCGGCGGGCGGTGATCGGGGTGTCGGCGCCGCACACGTCGAGCGGGCCCGCCGGCGCCTGACACCGGTCGTCGTCGGCGTGCTCAGCCGCTACCCCGCGGCACCGCCGGGCGGAGGGCGGGTCGGGGAGCTGCTCCGCGACCTGGACGAGGCCCTCCGCGGCTCCCGGCCCGTGCCCGACGTCCCTGCCGAGGACCCCTAG
- a CDS encoding LLM class flavin-dependent oxidoreductase translates to MPAPGTPLDQLGFLTIGTFDPADPGPGHEATLAMVEYGEQLGFDSAWLRHRHLQPGISSPVAVLAALTQRTRRIGLGTAVTPLAWENPLRLAEDLATVDVLSGGRLNPGVSVGPPMHWDDVKGSLYPDTADREDFSYARVERLLRFLRGEQASTFVGREGVVEEWSDRVQPHAPGLAGRTWYGGGSLRSAQWAGEQGMHFLTSSVVKAEESEDFAEVQASHVQAFRTANPTGRVSQGLVVIPTDTATPEQRARYAAYVEARTPRTTAPQGPARMLFARDLLGSAEEIAEALYAHAGFREVTEVVFALPFDLAPEDYEQILTTDTATRLGPALGWRPAA, encoded by the coding sequence ATGCCCGCCCCCGGGACCCCGCTGGACCAGCTCGGCTTCCTGACCATCGGCACCTTCGACCCGGCCGACCCCGGGCCCGGGCACGAGGCCACGCTGGCGATGGTCGAGTACGGCGAGCAGCTGGGGTTCGACAGCGCCTGGCTGCGCCACCGGCACCTGCAGCCCGGGATCTCCTCGCCGGTCGCCGTCCTCGCCGCGCTCACCCAGCGCACCCGCCGGATCGGGCTCGGCACGGCCGTCACGCCACTGGCGTGGGAGAACCCGCTGCGGCTGGCCGAGGACCTCGCCACCGTCGACGTCCTCTCCGGTGGGCGGCTCAACCCGGGCGTCAGCGTCGGCCCGCCGATGCACTGGGACGACGTGAAGGGGTCGCTCTACCCGGACACCGCCGACCGCGAGGACTTCAGCTACGCGCGCGTGGAGCGGCTGCTGCGGTTTCTCCGCGGCGAGCAGGCCTCGACCTTCGTCGGCCGGGAGGGCGTCGTCGAGGAGTGGTCGGACCGCGTGCAGCCGCACGCGCCCGGCCTGGCCGGCCGGACCTGGTACGGCGGCGGCAGCCTCCGCTCGGCGCAGTGGGCCGGTGAGCAGGGAATGCACTTCCTGACCTCCAGCGTGGTCAAGGCCGAGGAGTCCGAGGACTTCGCGGAGGTCCAGGCCTCGCACGTGCAGGCCTTCCGGACCGCGAACCCCACCGGCCGGGTCTCGCAGGGCCTGGTGGTCATCCCCACCGACACCGCGACCCCCGAGCAGCGGGCGCGGTACGCCGCCTACGTCGAGGCCCGCACCCCGCGGACGACGGCGCCGCAGGGACCGGCCCGGATGCTCTTCGCCCGCGACCTGCTGGGCAGCGCCGAGGAGATCGCCGAAGCCCTCTACGCGCACGCCGGCTTCCGCGAGGTCACCGAGGTCGTCTTCGCGCTGCCGTTCGACTTGGCGCCCGAGGACTACGAGCAGATCCTGACGACCGACACGGCCACCCGGCTCGGCCCCGCACTCGGCTGGCGACCGGCGGCGTGA
- a CDS encoding ester cyclase, producing the protein MGRVRHRPRASPSRAWPADHLRRHLCVLEGGFSNTEVRLSRPSDRGGGPAPRWVGGPHLHHRARGAWCGAGASVVVELRDRPARRDEGLLGRPRPGCQGPRRGCEVASRRRSCDHSRRTGRTGTAAVERRGPARLPPAVRRGPAVPRRGAGSDGQTVRDRLLPAVLVGSGAPGRPNPQLDLHERLVDGDLYSCRFAVSGEHRGDFMGVPATGRPYVFEGITIMRFRGDQVVERWTTADFLGLLVQLGAVPAPA; encoded by the coding sequence ATGGGGCGGGTTCGCCATCGGCCTCGAGCATCGCCGAGCAGGGCCTGGCCTGCGGATCACTTGCGCCGCCACCTGTGTGTCCTCGAAGGCGGCTTCAGCAACACGGAGGTACGGCTGTCGCGGCCCTCTGACCGCGGTGGCGGTCCAGCTCCTCGATGGGTCGGTGGCCCCCACCTGCACCATCGCGCTCGTGGCGCATGGTGCGGTGCGGGCGCGTCCGTCGTCGTGGAGCTCCGCGACCGACCAGCTCGGCGGGACGAAGGGCTCTTGGGGCGGCCGAGGCCCGGCTGCCAGGGTCCTCGGAGAGGCTGCGAGGTCGCGTCGCGCAGGAGGAGTTGTGACCACTCCCGCCGAACGGGTCGAACGGGCACGGCAGCGGTGGAACGCCGGGGACCTGCCCGGCTACCTCCAGCTGTACGCCGAGGACCTGCGGTTCCACGGCGTGGAGCCGGATCCGATGGACAAACCGTCCGTGACCGGCTTCTACCAGCAGTTCTGGTCGGCTCTGGGGCACCGGGGCGCCCCAATCCGCAGCTGGACCTCCACGAGCGCCTCGTCGACGGCGACCTGTACAGCTGCCGGTTCGCCGTGTCCGGCGAGCACCGCGGCGACTTCATGGGCGTGCCCGCCACGGGCCGGCCCTACGTGTTCGAGGGCATCACGATCATGCGGTTCCGTGGCGACCAGGTGGTCGAGCGCTGGACGACCGCCGACTTCCTGGGCCTGCTCGTGCAGTTGGGCGCCGTCCCGGCCCCGGCCTGA
- a CDS encoding polysaccharide deacetylase family protein has product MAKEIFVSFGVDIDAVAGWLGSYGGEDSPDDISRGLFAGEVGVPRILELFRREGLTQTFFWPGHSIDTFPEQFDACVAAGHEIGVHGYSHENPIAMSREQESAVLDRCIELIEKRAGRRPTGYVAPWWEFSPVTNELLLERGITYDHSLMHRDFEPYYVRVGDSWTKIDYSQPADTWMQPLVRGRETDLVEIPANWYLDDLPPMMFVKTSPNSHGFVNPRDIEQMWTDQFDWVYREQDYAAFTMTIHPDVAGRPQVLMALERIIAHIKSHDGVQWVTFDEIAQDFLRRSPRTAA; this is encoded by the coding sequence GTGGCCAAGGAGATCTTCGTGTCCTTCGGCGTCGACATCGACGCCGTCGCCGGGTGGCTGGGGTCCTACGGCGGGGAGGACTCCCCCGACGACATCTCGCGCGGGCTGTTCGCCGGCGAGGTGGGCGTGCCGCGCATCCTGGAGCTGTTCCGCCGCGAGGGACTGACCCAGACGTTCTTCTGGCCGGGGCACTCCATCGACACGTTCCCGGAGCAGTTCGACGCCTGCGTGGCAGCAGGCCACGAGATCGGCGTGCACGGCTACAGCCACGAGAACCCCATCGCGATGAGCCGGGAGCAGGAGTCCGCGGTGCTCGACCGCTGCATCGAGCTCATCGAGAAGCGGGCCGGCCGCCGTCCCACCGGCTACGTCGCCCCGTGGTGGGAGTTCTCCCCCGTCACCAACGAGCTGCTGCTCGAGCGGGGCATCACCTACGACCACTCGCTCATGCACCGGGACTTCGAGCCCTACTACGTCCGGGTCGGCGACAGCTGGACGAAGATCGACTACTCGCAGCCAGCCGACACCTGGATGCAGCCGCTGGTTCGCGGCCGAGAAACCGACCTGGTGGAGATCCCGGCGAACTGGTACCTCGACGACCTGCCGCCGATGATGTTCGTCAAGACCAGCCCGAACAGCCACGGGTTCGTCAACCCGCGCGACATCGAGCAGATGTGGACCGACCAGTTCGACTGGGTCTACCGCGAGCAGGACTACGCCGCCTTCACGATGACCATCCACCCCGACGTCGCCGGGCGGCCGCAGGTGCTGATGGCCCTGGAGCGGATCATCGCCCACATCAAGTCCCACGACGGCGTGCAGTGGGTGACCTTCGACGAGATCGCGCAGGACTTCCTGCGCCGCTCGCCGCGCACCGCCGCCTGA
- a CDS encoding asparaginase codes for MARVHLLATGGTIASRRTDGGLSATTPAAELLAAAGPLPDLEVTVSDLTTVPSFALTGADVRALVRDVRRHLAGGVDGVVVTHGTDTMEESAFLADLVHDDPRPVVLTGAQRPFDAPAPDGPANLTDALRVAADPAARDLGVLLAFDGLVFAARGVRKVETLRSAAFGAPGRGPLLRVTGGAVVPLGRPPRPPALPLDLDAELPRVDVVACAQGSDDALLRAAVAAGAAGVVLEAFGAGNVPPPVAAAAAELVAGGVPVLVCSRVPSGPVAPLYAGGGASLARDGALFGGDLSPWQGRLLLAAALALDPEDPGRVLAGRL; via the coding sequence GTGGCACGGGTCCACCTGCTGGCGACCGGTGGCACGATCGCCAGCCGCCGCACCGACGGCGGGCTGTCGGCCACGACGCCGGCCGCCGAGCTGCTGGCCGCGGCCGGGCCACTGCCGGACCTCGAGGTCACCGTCAGCGACCTGACCACCGTGCCCAGCTTCGCGCTCACCGGTGCCGACGTCCGCGCGCTGGTCCGCGACGTGCGCCGGCACCTGGCCGGTGGCGTGGACGGCGTCGTCGTCACGCACGGCACGGACACGATGGAGGAGTCGGCGTTCCTGGCCGACCTGGTGCACGACGACCCGCGGCCGGTGGTCCTCACCGGCGCGCAGCGGCCGTTCGACGCCCCGGCCCCCGACGGCCCGGCGAACCTGACCGACGCGCTGCGGGTGGCCGCCGACCCCGCGGCCCGGGACCTGGGTGTGCTGCTGGCCTTCGACGGCCTGGTCTTCGCCGCCCGCGGGGTGCGCAAGGTCGAGACGCTGCGCAGCGCGGCCTTCGGTGCCCCCGGCCGCGGCCCGCTGCTGCGGGTGACCGGTGGGGCCGTCGTCCCACTGGGCCGCCCGCCGCGGCCGCCCGCGCTGCCGCTGGACCTGGACGCCGAGCTGCCGCGGGTCGACGTCGTCGCCTGCGCCCAGGGATCGGACGACGCCCTGCTGCGCGCCGCGGTCGCGGCCGGCGCGGCCGGGGTCGTGCTGGAGGCGTTCGGCGCGGGCAACGTGCCGCCGCCGGTGGCCGCGGCGGCGGCCGAGCTGGTGGCCGGCGGCGTGCCGGTCCTGGTCTGCTCGCGGGTGCCCTCGGGTCCGGTCGCGCCGCTCTACGCCGGAGGCGGCGCGAGCCTGGCGCGCGACGGCGCACTGTTCGGCGGGGACCTGAGCCCGTGGCAGGGGCGGCTGCTGCTGGCCGCCGCCCTGGCGCTGGACCCGGAGGACCCGGGGCGGGTCCTCGCCGGGCGGCTGTGA
- a CDS encoding ferredoxin reductase family protein: MTAVLARPRVSDLTGETPLPVTRRAAPSTRARAVGWTALHALLAVAPLALCLTAVRPGRGFLVDLSVALGFLALSVLGLQFALAARFTRATAPFGIDAVLRYHRQISALAVLAAFGHPALLFLADDRYLVLLDVVDAPLRAQFAWLSVLALALLVVTSVWRRALRIPYQVWHVLHSVLGVTIVLAGLVHAFLVDNWMSAPWVRLGWTVYAAAFLWLAVWVRLVRPLRLWRRPWRVVELWPEPGGAVTVGLEPAHRHGGRPWSFTAGQFAWILPGRVPFTPTYHPFSISSSALRPRVEFTIKQVGDFTRSIRRLRVGDTVYVDGPHGSFTLDRHPGMGYVLVATGVGVTPFLSMLATLADQGDRRPVWLFLGNRSEDQITGIRQLERLRGRLDLTVVHVISRPSGEWPGERGRIDAALLARHLPPHARSLQYFVCSREETVQAVRSALAELRVPADRVHSEQFGMV; the protein is encoded by the coding sequence GTGACCGCGGTCCTCGCCCGGCCGCGCGTCTCGGACCTCACCGGCGAGACCCCGCTGCCGGTGACCCGCCGGGCCGCCCCCTCGACCCGCGCGCGGGCGGTGGGCTGGACGGCGCTGCACGCGCTGCTCGCCGTCGCCCCGCTGGCCCTCTGCCTCACCGCCGTCCGGCCCGGGCGCGGCTTCCTCGTCGACCTGTCGGTGGCGCTGGGCTTCCTGGCGCTGTCGGTCCTGGGGCTGCAGTTCGCGCTGGCCGCGCGGTTCACCCGCGCCACCGCGCCGTTCGGCATCGACGCCGTCCTGCGGTACCACAGGCAGATCTCGGCGCTGGCCGTCCTCGCCGCGTTCGGGCACCCGGCGCTGCTGTTCCTCGCCGACGACCGCTACCTGGTGCTGCTCGACGTCGTCGACGCGCCGCTGCGGGCGCAGTTCGCCTGGCTGTCGGTGCTCGCGCTGGCGCTGCTGGTGGTGACGTCGGTGTGGCGGCGGGCGCTGCGGATCCCGTACCAGGTCTGGCACGTCCTACACTCGGTCCTCGGCGTCACCATCGTGCTGGCCGGCCTCGTGCACGCCTTCCTCGTCGACAACTGGATGAGCGCGCCGTGGGTCCGGCTGGGGTGGACCGTCTACGCCGCGGCCTTCCTGTGGCTGGCGGTGTGGGTCCGGCTGGTCAGGCCGCTGCGGCTGTGGCGCCGTCCCTGGCGGGTGGTGGAGCTGTGGCCCGAGCCCGGCGGCGCCGTGACCGTCGGCCTGGAGCCCGCGCACCGGCACGGCGGGCGCCCGTGGTCGTTCACGGCCGGTCAGTTCGCCTGGATCCTCCCCGGCCGGGTGCCCTTCACGCCGACCTACCACCCGTTCTCGATCTCCTCCAGCGCGCTGCGGCCGCGGGTGGAGTTCACGATCAAGCAGGTCGGCGACTTCACCCGCTCCATCCGCCGGCTGCGGGTGGGCGACACCGTCTACGTCGACGGTCCGCACGGCTCGTTCACCCTCGACCGGCACCCCGGGATGGGCTACGTCCTCGTCGCGACCGGCGTCGGCGTCACCCCGTTCCTGAGCATGCTGGCCACGCTCGCCGACCAGGGCGACCGGCGTCCGGTCTGGCTCTTCCTGGGGAACCGCAGCGAGGACCAGATCACCGGCATCCGCCAGCTGGAGCGGCTGCGGGGGCGGCTGGACCTGACCGTGGTGCACGTGATCAGCCGCCCGTCGGGGGAGTGGCCGGGGGAGCGCGGCCGGATCGACGCGGCGCTGCTGGCCCGGCACCTGCCCCCGCACGCCCGGTCGCTGCAGTACTTCGTGTGCTCCCGCGAGGAGACGGTGCAGGCCGTCCGGTCCGCACTCGCCGAGCTGCGCGTCCCCGCCGACCGGGTGCACAGCGAGCAGTTCGGGATGGTCTGA
- a CDS encoding acyl--CoA ligase family protein codes for MATFSSAQLTPTAFLERSARVFPERTAVVDGDRRFTYREFADRSRRLAGALASRGVSPGDRVAALCTNSSAMLEVHNGVPWAGAVLVPLNTRLKGNELEYILQHSGAAVLVADAAFAPTATEVAAAVGIPVVVAGGEADEYEQLLDAAEPLARPCDDEWGLLALNYTSGTTGRPKGVMYSHRGAYLQALAMALHTGLGPTSQYLWTLPMFHCDGWCFPWAVSAGGSTHVCLPRVEPARIWQLLRTEGITHFSAAPTVLTMIASAEEAEAGPVSPRVAVQTGGAPPTPTLLARMSALNMDVTHLYGLTETYGPVAVNQWHPEWDDLPDERQAELKARQGVANVVAQPLRVVGEDGADVPCDGETIGEIVARGNDVMLGYYQDEEATAKATLPGPDGGPGWFRTGDLAVVHPDGYLEIRDRSKDIIISGGENISSVEVERALDAHPAVLESAVVAEPHEKWGEVPVAHVTLRPGSEVTDEELAAFVRSRLAGFKVPKRFVYGELPKTSTGKVQKNELRARSSG; via the coding sequence GTGGCGACCTTCAGCTCCGCCCAGCTCACCCCGACCGCCTTCCTCGAGCGCTCCGCCCGGGTGTTCCCCGAGCGCACCGCCGTGGTCGACGGCGACCGGCGGTTCACCTACCGGGAGTTCGCCGACCGCTCCCGCCGGCTCGCGGGCGCGCTGGCGTCCCGCGGCGTCTCGCCCGGGGACCGGGTGGCCGCGCTGTGCACGAACAGCTCGGCGATGCTCGAGGTGCACAACGGCGTCCCGTGGGCCGGAGCCGTCCTGGTCCCGCTCAACACCCGGCTGAAGGGCAACGAGCTGGAGTACATCCTGCAGCACTCCGGCGCCGCGGTCCTCGTCGCGGACGCCGCGTTCGCCCCGACCGCCACCGAGGTCGCCGCGGCGGTCGGCATCCCGGTCGTGGTGGCCGGCGGCGAGGCCGACGAGTACGAGCAGCTGCTGGACGCGGCCGAGCCGCTGGCGCGACCCTGCGACGACGAGTGGGGCCTGCTCGCGCTCAACTACACCTCCGGCACGACCGGCCGGCCCAAGGGCGTCATGTACAGCCACCGAGGGGCCTACCTGCAGGCGCTCGCGATGGCGCTGCACACCGGGCTGGGCCCCACCAGCCAGTACCTGTGGACGCTGCCGATGTTCCACTGCGACGGCTGGTGCTTCCCCTGGGCGGTGTCGGCCGGCGGCTCGACCCACGTGTGCCTGCCGCGGGTGGAGCCGGCCCGCATCTGGCAGCTGCTGCGCACCGAGGGCATCACCCACTTCAGCGCGGCGCCGACCGTGCTCACCATGATCGCCAGCGCCGAGGAGGCGGAGGCCGGCCCGGTCTCCCCGCGGGTCGCGGTGCAGACCGGTGGCGCGCCGCCGACCCCGACCCTGCTGGCCCGGATGTCCGCGCTGAACATGGACGTGACCCACCTGTACGGGCTCACCGAGACCTACGGGCCGGTGGCGGTCAACCAGTGGCACCCCGAGTGGGACGACCTGCCGGACGAGCGGCAGGCCGAGCTCAAGGCCCGGCAGGGTGTCGCGAACGTGGTCGCCCAGCCGTTGCGGGTCGTGGGGGAGGACGGCGCCGACGTGCCGTGCGACGGGGAGACGATCGGGGAGATCGTCGCCCGCGGGAACGACGTCATGCTCGGCTACTACCAGGACGAGGAGGCGACGGCGAAGGCGACGCTGCCGGGGCCCGACGGCGGACCCGGCTGGTTCCGCACCGGGGACCTCGCCGTCGTCCACCCGGACGGCTACCTGGAGATCCGCGACCGCAGCAAGGACATCATCATCTCCGGCGGAGAGAACATCTCCTCGGTGGAGGTCGAGCGGGCCCTGGACGCCCACCCCGCCGTGCTGGAGTCCGCCGTGGTCGCCGAGCCCCACGAGAAGTGGGGGGAGGTCCCGGTCGCCCACGTGACGCTGCGGCCCGGGAGCGAGGTCACCGACGAGGAGCTCGCGGCCTTCGTGCGGTCGCGGCTGGCGGGGTTCAAGGTGCCCAAGCGGTTCGTCTACGGGGAGCTGCCGAAGACCTCCACCGGCAAGGTGCAGAAGAACGAGCTGCGCGCGCGCTCCTCCGGCTGA
- the nthA gene encoding nitrile hydratase subunit alpha, whose protein sequence is MSGDHHGSSAISERVRHVEALLEARGLVDEGEIDRRIDEFLAGGSPANGARITARAWTDPEFRDRLLADANAAIREVGLSMAGGLQEQRLKVVANSAEEHNVVVCTLCSCYPIALLGPSPAWYKSEAYRSRVVRDPRGVLAEFGLDLPPTTRISVWDASAESRYMVVPRRPEGTDGMSEEQLAGLVTRKGLIGTAAV, encoded by the coding sequence ATGAGCGGGGACCACCACGGCAGCTCGGCGATCTCCGAGCGGGTCCGGCACGTCGAGGCGCTGCTGGAGGCGCGCGGTCTCGTCGACGAGGGCGAGATCGACCGCCGCATCGACGAGTTCCTCGCCGGCGGCTCGCCGGCCAACGGCGCCCGGATCACCGCGCGCGCCTGGACGGACCCGGAATTCCGGGACCGGCTGCTCGCCGACGCCAACGCAGCCATCAGGGAGGTCGGGCTGTCGATGGCCGGCGGCCTGCAGGAGCAGCGGCTGAAGGTCGTCGCCAACAGCGCGGAGGAGCACAACGTGGTGGTCTGCACGCTGTGCTCCTGCTATCCGATCGCGCTGCTCGGCCCGTCCCCGGCCTGGTACAAGAGCGAGGCCTACCGGTCCCGGGTCGTGCGGGACCCACGCGGGGTGCTGGCGGAGTTCGGCCTCGACCTGCCGCCGACGACGCGGATCAGCGTGTGGGACGCCAGCGCGGAGTCGCGGTACATGGTGGTCCCGCGCCGGCCCGAGGGGACCGACGGGATGTCCGAGGAGCAGCTCGCCGGCCTGGTCACCCGCAAGGGCCTGATCGGGACCGCCGCCGTCTGA
- a CDS encoding SH3-like domain-containing protein — MAERFAPGDAVRTSTADPAWHTRLPRYARGAVGRVVEVAGHHPLADDRARGLPGTTRAVYHVRFAAADLFGDGDHAVTVELWEDYLEPADPSGGTP; from the coding sequence GTGGCTGAGCGCTTCGCTCCCGGCGACGCGGTGCGGACCAGCACCGCCGACCCGGCGTGGCACACCCGGCTGCCGCGGTACGCCCGCGGCGCCGTCGGCCGGGTGGTCGAGGTCGCCGGGCACCACCCCCTCGCCGACGACCGGGCCCGTGGCCTGCCGGGGACGACGCGGGCCGTCTACCACGTGCGGTTCGCCGCCGCGGACCTGTTCGGCGACGGCGACCACGCCGTCACCGTGGAGCTCTGGGAGGACTACCTGGAGCCCGCCGACCCCTCGGGAGGGACGCCATGA
- a CDS encoding SH3-like domain-containing protein produces MSRINDVGGMVGFPAIAEEPDEPAFHADWEAHVLALNAALIRRGVYNLDEFRDAIERMPPDAYLSSSYYEKWFTAITTLLVEKGVATAEELAAREGLAGG; encoded by the coding sequence GTGAGCCGCATCAACGACGTCGGCGGCATGGTGGGCTTCCCGGCGATCGCCGAGGAGCCCGACGAGCCGGCCTTCCACGCCGACTGGGAGGCGCACGTCCTGGCCCTCAACGCCGCGCTGATCCGGCGCGGCGTCTACAACCTCGACGAGTTCCGCGACGCCATCGAGCGGATGCCGCCGGACGCCTACCTGTCGAGCTCGTACTACGAGAAGTGGTTCACGGCCATCACGACGCTGCTGGTCGAGAAGGGTGTGGCGACGGCGGAGGAACTGGCCGCGCGGGAGGGACTGGCCGGTGGCTGA
- the ggt gene encoding gamma-glutamyltransferase, producing MPRRRTALTALTAAVLIGIVPAGTAAAAPGDDAVPPPEKVPRAVGTGGAVATVDPDATRVGLEVLAAGGNAADAAVAAAAALGVTEPYSAGVGGGGFFVYHDAATGEVTTIDGRETAPQAMGADAFLGEDGEPLPFEEAVTSGLSVGTPGTPLTWQRALDEFGTLSLAEALQGATQLAEEGFVVDETFREQTADNEERFRRFTSSTELFLPGGALPEVGSVFRNPDLAGTYELLAAKGVEALYTGELGEEVVRTAQEPPVADGAAPVRVGLLEESDLAAYEAPLREPTQVEYRGLEVYGMAPPSSGGSTVGEALNVLEGTDLAALPEVDVLHTYLEASALAFADRNAYVGDPAYTQVPLAELLSDAFAAERACLVDPDRAAPKPVPAGVPDGEYGPCPAPAAPPGDGGAEGPSTTHLTVADAEGNVAAYTLTIEQTGGSGITVPDRGFLLNNELTDFTFAPADPTRPEPNLPAPGKRPRSSMAPTIVLQDGKPLLALGSPGGATIITTVLQTLVDRLDRGTDLAEAIAAPRASQRNAATADAEPAFLDAYGAELTARGHAFAPVEEIGAATGVEFLPDGRLLAAAETVRRGGGSAGVVHPGG from the coding sequence GTGCCGCGTCGACGCACCGCCCTGACCGCCCTGACCGCCGCCGTCCTGATCGGGATCGTCCCGGCCGGCACCGCGGCCGCCGCACCGGGGGACGACGCCGTCCCGCCGCCGGAGAAGGTGCCCCGCGCGGTCGGGACCGGCGGCGCGGTCGCCACCGTCGACCCGGACGCCACCCGGGTCGGCCTGGAGGTCCTGGCCGCGGGCGGCAACGCCGCAGACGCGGCGGTCGCCGCGGCCGCCGCGCTCGGCGTGACCGAGCCCTACTCGGCCGGCGTCGGAGGCGGCGGCTTCTTCGTGTACCACGACGCCGCGACCGGGGAGGTCACCACGATCGACGGCCGGGAGACCGCGCCGCAGGCGATGGGGGCCGACGCCTTCCTCGGGGAGGACGGCGAGCCGCTGCCCTTCGAGGAGGCGGTGACGAGCGGGCTGTCGGTCGGCACGCCGGGGACCCCGCTGACGTGGCAGCGGGCGCTCGACGAGTTCGGCACGCTCTCGCTGGCCGAGGCGCTGCAGGGCGCCACGCAGCTCGCCGAGGAGGGCTTCGTCGTCGACGAGACCTTCCGCGAGCAGACCGCCGACAACGAGGAGAGGTTCCGCCGCTTCACGTCGTCCACCGAGCTGTTCCTCCCCGGCGGCGCGCTGCCCGAGGTGGGCTCGGTCTTCCGCAACCCCGACCTGGCGGGCACCTACGAGCTGCTGGCGGCGAAGGGCGTCGAGGCCCTCTACACCGGGGAGCTGGGCGAGGAGGTCGTGCGCACCGCCCAGGAGCCCCCGGTGGCCGACGGCGCCGCGCCGGTGCGGGTGGGCCTGCTGGAGGAGTCCGACCTCGCCGCGTACGAGGCGCCGCTGCGCGAGCCGACGCAGGTGGAGTACCGGGGGTTGGAGGTCTACGGCATGGCGCCGCCGTCCAGCGGTGGCTCGACCGTCGGTGAGGCGCTGAACGTCCTGGAGGGCACCGACCTGGCCGCGCTGCCGGAGGTCGACGTCCTGCACACCTACCTCGAGGCGAGCGCGCTGGCCTTCGCCGACCGCAACGCCTACGTCGGCGACCCCGCCTACACCCAGGTGCCGCTGGCCGAGCTGCTCTCCGACGCCTTCGCCGCCGAGCGGGCCTGCCTGGTCGACCCGGACCGGGCGGCGCCCAAGCCGGTGCCCGCGGGCGTCCCGGACGGCGAGTACGGCCCGTGCCCGGCCCCGGCCGCACCTCCCGGCGACGGTGGCGCGGAGGGGCCGTCCACCACGCACCTCACCGTGGCCGACGCCGAGGGGAACGTGGCCGCCTACACGCTGACCATCGAGCAGACCGGTGGCAGCGGGATCACCGTGCCCGACCGCGGGTTCCTGCTGAACAACGAGCTGACCGACTTCACCTTCGCGCCCGCCGACCCGACCCGTCCCGAGCCGAACCTGCCCGCGCCGGGCAAGCGGCCGCGCAGCAGCATGGCGCCGACGATCGTGCTGCAGGACGGGAAGCCGCTGCTGGCCCTCGGCTCGCCCGGCGGGGCCACGATCATCACCACCGTGCTGCAGACGCTGGTGGACCGCCTCGACCGCGGCACCGACCTGGCCGAGGCGATCGCGGCCCCGCGGGCCAGCCAGCGCAACGCCGCGACGGCCGACGCCGAGCCGGCCTTCCTCGACGCGTACGGCGCCGAGCTTACCGCACGCGGGCACGCCTTCGCGCCGGTCGAGGAGATCGGGGCCGCCACCGGCGTGGAGTTCCTGCCCGACGGCCGGCTGCTGGCCGCGGCCGAGACCGTGCGGCGCGGCGGCGGCAGCGCCGGGGTGGTGCACCCCGGCGGCTGA